The proteins below are encoded in one region of Peribacillus muralis:
- a CDS encoding DUF1540 domain-containing protein, with the protein MAKDVLCEVNNCVHWHSGNKCNAEAIYVVSHKGNHASNSKETDCKTFDPGV; encoded by the coding sequence ATGGCAAAAGATGTTTTATGTGAGGTAAATAATTGTGTACACTGGCATTCTGGAAACAAATGTAATGCAGAGGCTATTTATGTAGTGAGCCATAAAGGGAATCATGCATCGAATAGTAAAGAAACGGATTGCAAAACATTTGATCCAGGAGTTTAA